One segment of Aquipuribacter hungaricus DNA contains the following:
- a CDS encoding phosphate-starvation-inducible PsiE family protein, whose product MAEASRSEGTHPGDPEDRERSAAQSGSNDGDITDNVPPPEDTRAMRWLRLAEDGVYYVMGVVLLVAAAVVVFFALGNFAAVVTGETETAMLEVLDALLLVFIFVELLYAVRVTIARHEIAAEPFLLIGVIASIKEIVVLSVEAAGAVGDGPLFADRVVLVGVLGGVVLGLCLAILLLRRSQTYPSE is encoded by the coding sequence ATGGCAGAGGCGTCGCGCTCGGAGGGCACCCATCCCGGCGACCCGGAGGACCGGGAGCGCTCGGCGGCGCAGAGCGGGTCGAACGACGGGGACATCACCGACAACGTCCCCCCGCCGGAGGACACCCGGGCGATGCGCTGGCTGCGGCTGGCCGAGGACGGCGTCTACTACGTCATGGGCGTGGTGCTGCTCGTCGCCGCGGCCGTCGTCGTCTTCTTCGCCCTGGGCAACTTCGCCGCCGTCGTCACGGGCGAGACCGAGACGGCCATGCTCGAGGTGCTCGACGCGCTGCTGCTGGTCTTCATCTTCGTCGAGCTGCTCTACGCGGTCCGGGTCACCATCGCCCGGCACGAGATCGCCGCGGAGCCGTTCCTGCTCATCGGCGTCATCGCCTCCATCAAGGAGATCGTCGTGCTGAGCGTGGAGGCCGCCGGGGCGGTCGGCGACGGGCCGCTGTTCGCCGACCGGGTCGTCCTCGTCGGCGTGCTGGGCGGGGTCGTGCTCGGGCTGTGCCTGGCGATCCTCCTGCTGCGGCGCTCGCAGACCTACCCCTCGGAGTAG
- a CDS encoding histone deacetylase yields the protein MLAAPAVTDLRAATTRSGAAAAAAAPGAPPADPSHVWYVSYGSNLLRERFEVYLLGGTVAGLDRTYPGGPGTAPASAERPVVLPGRLRFGHDAPQWGGGGVAFWDPDGHGPGVLARAWRVTLRQYLEVVHLENGGTARLAAPWPDRVLADGGAVLDEGWYGRLVVVGALDGEPALTFTAPAPAAVPPGPPSSRYAGVVARGLVETFGAPARGGLDDGGARRYLRAAYSEG from the coding sequence GTGCTCGCGGCACCGGCGGTCACCGACCTGCGCGCCGCCACGACGAGGTCGGGGGCCGCCGCCGCGGCAGCGGCACCGGGCGCTCCCCCGGCCGACCCGTCGCACGTCTGGTACGTCTCCTACGGCTCCAACCTGCTGCGCGAGCGGTTCGAGGTCTACCTGCTCGGGGGCACCGTGGCGGGGCTCGACCGGACCTACCCCGGCGGGCCCGGCACCGCCCCGGCCTCCGCCGAGCGACCGGTGGTGCTGCCCGGCCGGCTCCGGTTCGGCCACGACGCCCCGCAGTGGGGCGGCGGCGGCGTGGCGTTCTGGGACCCCGACGGCCACGGCCCGGGGGTGCTCGCGCGGGCCTGGCGGGTGACGCTGCGGCAGTACCTGGAGGTGGTGCACCTGGAGAACGGCGGCACCGCGCGCCTGGCCGCACCGTGGCCGGACCGGGTGCTCGCCGACGGCGGCGCCGTGCTCGACGAGGGCTGGTACGGCCGCCTCGTCGTGGTCGGCGCACTGGACGGGGAGCCGGCGCTGACGTTCACCGCGCCGGCGCCCGCGGCAGTCCCGCCCGGCCCGCCGTCGTCGCGCTACGCCGGCGTGGTGGCCCGGGGCCTGGTCGAGACCTTCGGGGCCCCTGCGCGGGGCGGGCTCGACGACGGCGGCGCGCGGCGGTACCTGCGGGCGGCCTACTCCGAGGGGTAG